A single region of the Accipiter gentilis chromosome 6, bAccGen1.1, whole genome shotgun sequence genome encodes:
- the SST gene encoding somatostatin, whose product MLSCRLQCALALLSIALALGTVSAAPSDPRLRQFLQKSLAAAAGKQELAKYFLAELLSEPSQTENEALESEDLSRGAEQDEVRLELERSANSNPALAPRERKAGCKNFFWKTFTSC is encoded by the exons ATGCTGTCCTGCCGCCTCCAGTGCGCCCTGGCCCTGCTCTCCATCGCCCTGGCCCTCGGCACCGTCTCGGCCGCCCCCTCGGACCCGCGGCTCCGGCAGTTCCTGCAGAAGTccctggctgccgccgccgggaAGCAG GAACTGGCCAAGTACTTTTTGGCAGAACTGCTCTCAGAGCCAAGCCAGACAGAAAATGAAGCCCTGGAGTCTGAGGACTTGTCCCGAGGGGCTGAGCAGGATGAAGTGAGACTGGAGCTGGAGCGCTCGGCTAACTCAAACCCCGCTCTGGCACCCCGGGAACGCAAAGCAGGCTGCAAGAACTTCTTCTGGAAAACTTTCACATCCTGTTAG
- the LOC126039414 gene encoding cytoskeleton-associated protein 5-like — MFELELSAEECREKVASVLPETCIQHLESNDWKERISSMDILQKTVSELKKSEIPCQALVRLLSQGRKETKLQVMEKKLHTITLLAQKGDFSRTSAQIVLESVVEMVGDVLCSNNAQGALTAIAEACSLPWTAKTAMLLAFSQDNSRIHSKFLDWLSNAILEFGFAGMEAKELVNTLKLALAAVHSGVQRSAITLLGVIYLYMGDSLRVLIESEELPLLPQIHAELEKLHGQVPPIPSRANPKPCPDGRAQEDPGDHRRTEAIDIGDRITPELVSKLQEKNWTIQREGLEEVAGIIQDARFIQPNIGELPRALRACLCNSNPTLVQMALRILQQLSTAMGTNVKRHMKDLGIPLIALFRESKSSVRAAALAAVNAWAAQINVLEWLDGQDISEDLGEEMPLQKQELVQWLAEQLPTLKSAPSDLLRCVPHLYSSLQDSNRDVQTASQAALPFFIMHLGFEKMIEATSALKAAAKDHVLAILENANDGTSAQSTASAKSLPRHPRLTTMTAFPSVLTIPPAASALSSQASAKEPAPKTRREEKQGPKEPRSGEAVLKHTGAAKGNAQMNSTLKDGVSKLGPIFNIVPKGKEQRMRDEKGRKMLQWNFTAPSDRYVKQLKAQMSSCVSSSFQVEMFHSSFPHHIKALAIMARHLETEKEGVISCLDLILKWLTLRFFDTNTWVLIKSLDYLNLLLTLLIQEKYQLMDEEAFSFLPYLILKMGEPRQTVIKLVHAVLKRMCLVYPAKKVFGFLMEGIKSNNTKQQEGCLVEMGYLLETYGLDVCYPNPSKALKRIAAFLGDQDSAVHSAALNIMVTACKTHGEALFKMVRDLPEDRMRMLGQIAKQEPGRSRVSSAKFFSEKPQHDSNTRSEVTHQYAGDAPSKLDPTCSQGDNSNMVDVAPQTLPPHVGEQASRLVSRKYNRFRLKDIIRLETIPEFQTLPIFSDTDDTCHNMTFTINSLICRINSGDTDTSIQAMKEIEEILRQKNKIEAMSGHINEFLVASFQSLKFIQQQKEADKKWGKEQIILQCNCVIQACNCVFQEKKLAQEVSVEVLKDVMNNLFTLMLDFLDGDVEEDRKLVQSINVLMKRVLEKSDQTRIFCALLKLLQGSLTAEGTPDKFSDLLVKCLWRTTWLLPGTISTINLDEILLDVHILMKALSEQKLRQHTNKLLLWTLKTLLHNLCKLKGVRILNHLTLIEDAAGSEVEAYLRKTVSPTAKLGANERAVGAGEEVPWEARGVAKDKAGLHNSDVPGSVKNHQQK, encoded by the exons ATGTTTGAACTGGAGCTCTCAGCAGAAGAGTGTAGGGAAAAGGTGGCATCTGTTCTCCCTGAAACCTGCATACAGCATTTGGAAAGCAATGATTGGAAAGAGAGGATTTCCAGCATGGATATCCTTCAAAAGACTGTTAGTGAGTTGAAGAAAAGTGAGATACCGTGCCAAGCCCTGGTGAGACTGCTGTCACAAGGACGCAAGGAAACAAAGCTCCAGGTGATGGAGAAGAAACTTCACACCATCACCTTGCTGGCCCAGAAAGGGGACTTCTCCAGAACATCTGCTCAAATCGTCCTGGAAAGTGTGGTGGAAATGGTGGGAGATGTGTTATGCAGCAACAATGCTCAAGGAGCCCTGACAGCTATAGCAGAGGCATGTTCATTGCCTTGGACTGCAAAGACCGCTATGTTGTTGGCCTTCTCACAGGATAACTCCAGGATCCATTCCAAGTTCTTGGACTGGCTGTCAAATGCAATTCTGGAGTTTGGTTTTGCAGGGATGGAGGCCAAGGAACTGGTCAATACCCTGAAGCTCGCTCTTGCTGCTGTTCACTCAGGTGTGCAGAGATCAGCCATCACTTTGCTGGGGGTTATTTACCTGTACATGGGAGACTCACTGAGAGTACTGATTGAGAGTGAGGAGCTGCCCCTTCTTCCCCAGATACATGCTGAGCTGGAGAAGCTGCACGGACAGGTCCCACCAATTCCCAGTCGTGCCAATCCCAAGCCATGCCCAGATGGCAGGGCCCAGGAGGACCCAGGGGATCACAGAAGGACTGAAGCCATAGACATTGGTGACAGGATCACACCAGAGCTGGTGTCAAAGCTGCAGGAGAAGAACTGGACCATTCAGAGGGAGGGCCTGGAAGAGGTTGCAGGCATCATTCAGGATGCCAGATTCATCCAGCCAAACATAGGAGAGCTCCCAAGAGCCCTGAGGGCTTGTCTCTGCAACTCGAACCCCACCCTGGTACAGATGGCCCTGAGGATCCTCCAGCAACTGTCCACAGCCATGGGTACAAACGTCAAACGGCACATGAAGGACTTGGGCATTCCCCTCATTGCTCTGtttagggaaagcaaaagcagcgTGAGAGCTGCCGCCCTGGCTGCTGTGAATGCCTGGGCTGCACAGATCAACGTATTGGAGTGGCTGGATGGGCAGGACATTTCAGAAGATCTAGGTGAAGAAATGCCTTTACAGAAGCAAGAGCTGGTGCAGTGGCTGGCTGAACAGCTGCCAACCCTCAAGTCAGCTCCCTCGGACCTGCTTCGGTGTGTGCCTCACCTCTACTCTTCCCTGCAGGACAGCAACAGGGATGTGCAGACAGCCTCACAGGCAGCCCTGCCTTTCTTCATAATGCACCTTGGCTTTGAGAAGATGATCGAAGCCACCAGTGCACTGAAGGCAGCTGCAAAGGACCACGTACTTGCAATACTAGAGAATGCCAATGACGGTACGTCAGCCCAGTCCACTGCTTCTGCTAAGTCACTTCCCAGACACCCTAGACTCACCACCATGACCGCTTTCCCCTCTGTTCTAACCATACCACCTGCAGCATCAGCCTTGTCTTCACAAGCGTCAGCTAAAGAGCCAGCACCCAAAACCCGCAGAGAGGAGAAGCAGGGTCCCAAGGAGCCCAGGTCAGGAGAAGCGGTCCTGAAACACACAGGTGCAGCCAAGGGAAATGCACAAATGAATTCCACCCTGAAGGATGGGGTCAGCAAACTGGGACCTATCTTCAACATTGTCCCCAAGGGGAAAGAGCAGAGAATGAGGGatgagaaaggcagaaaaatgctACAGTGGAACTTCACTGCTCCCAGCGACAGGTACGTCAAGCAGCTGAAAGCTCAGATGAGCAGTTGTGTGTCCAGCAGCTTCCAGGTGGAAATGTTCCACTCCAGCTTCCCGCACCACATCAAAGCCTTGGCCATCATGGCCAGGCACTTagagacagagaaggaaggagTTATCAGCTGCCTGGACCTGATCCTGAAATGGCTCACCCTGCGTTTCTTTGACACCAACACATGGGTACTTATCAAGAGCCTAGATTACCTCAATCTGCTGCTAACCTTGCTGATCCAAGAAAAGTACCAGCTGATGGACGAGGAggccttttccttcctcccataCCTGATCCTGAAGATGGGGGAGCCAAGGCAAACTGTTATTAAATTGGTGCATGCTGTCCTGAAGAGGATGTGCCTGGTGTATCCAGCTAAGAAGGTGTTTGGCTTTCTCATGGAAGGCATCAAGTCCAATAACACTAAGCAGCAGGAAGGCTGCCTGGTGGAGATGGGTTATCTCCTTGAAACGTATGGCCTGGATGTATGTTACCCAAACCCTAGCAAAGCCTTGAAGAGGATAGCTGCATTCCTTGGAGACCAAGACAGTGCTGTTCATAGTGCTGCTCTAAACATAATGGTCACAGCTTGCAAAACGCATGGGGAAGCCCTATTCAAAATGGTTAGGGATCTTCCTGAAGACCGTATGAGAATGCTGGGACAAATTGCAAAACAGGAACCTGGCAGGTCAAGGGTTTCTTCAGCAAAGTTTTTCAGTGAGAAACCTCAGCATGATTCAAACACAAGATCTGAAGTCACCCATCAGTATGCAGGAGATGCACCTTCAAAGCTAGACCCCACCTGCTCTCAAGGAGACAATTCCAATATGGTGGATGTGGCTCCCCAGACACTGCCTCCGCATGTAGGGGAGCAAGCAAGCAGGCTGGTCTCCAGAAAATATAATCGCTTTAGACTGAAGGATATTATTCGGCTAGAAACGATCCCTGAATTCCAAACCCTGCCTATCTTCTCAGACACTGATGACACATGTCATAACATGACCTTCACCATTAATTCCCTTATTTGTCGCATTAACAGTGGTGATACTGACACCAGCATCCAGGCAATGAAAGAAATTGAGGAGatcctgagacagaagaacaaaATAGAAGCCATGTCTGGGCACATTAATGAATTCCTTGTAGCCAGCTTTCAATCACTCAAGTTTAtccagcagcaaaaggaagcagATAAGAAATGGGGGAAGGAACAAATCATTCTGCAATGTAACTGTGTCATCCAGGCCTGTAACTGTGTCTTCCAGGAGAAGAAACTGGCTCAGGAGGTCTCAGTGGAAGTGCTTAAGGATGTAATGAACAACCTCTTTACCTTAATGCTAGACTTCCTGGACGGAGATGTAGAGGAAGATCGGAAGCTTGTACAGTCCATTAATGTCCTCATGAAGAGGGTATTGGAAAAATCTGACCAGACGAGGATTTTTTGTGCCTTGCTGAAGCTGCTCCAAGGCAGCCTGACTGCTGAGGGCACCCCAGATAAGTTTTCTGACCTGCTGGTCAAGTGCCTGTGGAGGACCACGTGGCTTCTCCCAGGCACCATCAGCACCATCAACCTGGATGAAATCCTGCTGGATGTCCACATACTCATGAAGGCTCTCTCAGAGCAAAAACTGAGGCAGCACACAAACAAACTTCTGCTGTGGACCCTGAAAACTCTGCTGCACAACTTGTGCAAGCTGAAAGGAGTGAGGATCCTGAACCACCTCACCCTGATCGAGGACGCAGCTGGCTCCGAGGTGGAAGCTTACCTCCGAAAGACAGTCAGTCCTACTGCCAAGCTGGGGGCAAATGAAAGAGCtgtgggagcaggggaggaggtcCCCTGGGAAGCTCGCGGGGTTGCAAAGGACAAAGCAG gGCTGCACAACAGTGATGTCCCTGGGAGCGTGAAGAACCACCAGCAGAAATAG